The following proteins are co-located in the Gemmatimonadota bacterium genome:
- a CDS encoding amino acid permease, producing MNRALERTLTLRDLTLIVVGTVIGSGIFLVPGAVVRQTGGDVGVALAVWLAGGVLSLLGALTYGELGAMDPQAGGLYVYLRDAFGPLLAFLYGWTLFFVISSGSTATLAVAFSGYLRQFVALGAVAGKLLALLMIAVVAAINVRGTRTGVGVQNWSTGIKAGAILLMSGLLLATGSGWEASGGRFFAAPLDATLLSGVGLAMIGVLWAYEGWQYVTFSAGETLDPQRTFPRAIVLGTTALIGIYLLANLGYIAALGPERAAGSQRIAAEAVDALLGAAAGKVIAAAILVSMFSAANGLALTAPRAYYAMARDGLFFRRLADVHPRFGTPAFAILAGSAWAMLLAATGTFEQLLTYVVFAGWIFYALGAASIFVYRRRRPKAPRPFRVPGYPLTPVLFILAAAAIVLNTLAAQPVQALLGVGIVAIGTPAYAVWRSRLRPRRSVAGSGR from the coding sequence ATGAACCGCGCGCTCGAACGCACGCTCACGCTGCGCGACCTGACCCTGATTGTGGTCGGAACCGTCATCGGCTCCGGCATCTTCCTGGTGCCCGGTGCCGTAGTGCGCCAGACGGGCGGCGACGTGGGCGTCGCACTGGCCGTCTGGCTGGCCGGCGGCGTGCTCTCGCTGCTCGGCGCGCTCACGTACGGCGAGCTGGGCGCCATGGACCCGCAGGCCGGCGGCCTGTACGTCTACCTCCGTGACGCCTTCGGCCCGCTCCTCGCCTTCCTCTACGGCTGGACGCTCTTCTTCGTGATCAGCAGCGGCTCGACTGCCACACTGGCCGTCGCCTTCAGCGGCTACCTCCGCCAGTTCGTGGCGCTGGGCGCCGTAGCCGGCAAGCTGCTCGCACTACTCATGATCGCCGTGGTCGCCGCCATCAATGTCCGGGGCACGCGGACGGGCGTCGGCGTCCAGAACTGGAGTACGGGGATCAAGGCCGGGGCGATCCTGCTCATGAGCGGACTCCTCCTCGCCACGGGCAGCGGCTGGGAGGCGAGTGGCGGCCGCTTCTTTGCCGCGCCGCTCGACGCGACGCTCCTCTCGGGCGTGGGGCTGGCTATGATCGGTGTGCTCTGGGCCTACGAGGGGTGGCAGTACGTCACTTTCTCGGCGGGCGAAACGCTCGACCCGCAGCGCACCTTCCCGCGCGCGATCGTTCTGGGCACTACGGCCCTGATCGGGATCTACCTGCTGGCCAACCTCGGCTACATTGCAGCGCTCGGTCCCGAGCGGGCGGCCGGCTCCCAGCGCATTGCGGCGGAGGCGGTGGACGCGCTGCTCGGCGCGGCGGCGGGCAAGGTGATCGCCGCCGCGATTCTCGTCTCCATGTTCAGCGCAGCCAATGGGCTAGCGCTCACGGCGCCGCGCGCCTACTACGCAATGGCCCGGGACGGCCTCTTTTTCCGCCGGCTCGCGGACGTACACCCCCGCTTCGGCACGCCCGCGTTCGCGATTTTGGCCGGCTCCGCCTGGGCTATGCTGCTGGCTGCAACCGGTACGTTCGAGCAGCTCCTGACGTACGTGGTGTTCGCCGGCTGGATCTTCTACGCCCTCGGCGCCGCCAGCATCTTTGTTTATAGGCGACGCCGCCCGAAGGCGCCCCGCCCGTTCCGCGTGCCCGGCTACCCGCTCACCCCCGTACTCTTCATTCTCGCCGCCGCCGCCATTGTGCTGAACACGCTGGCGGCACAGCCGGTACAGGCCCTTTTGGGTGTTGGCATTGTCGCGATCGGCACGCCGGCCTACGCCGTGTGGAGGTCGAGGCTCCGGCCGCGCCGGTCGGTAGCGGGCTCCGGGCGGTAG
- a CDS encoding S9 family peptidase yields the protein MRRLFAPALVLVLAVPAAAQKRALLPQDYYRMTFVSEVAVSPAANLLAFTVTTVDEKENKRHRQVWLQRLAAGRPAGEPFRFTDPTEESFSPRWSPDGQVLSFQSRRGKDSNQTWFARVAAPGGEAYHVAGIEGAPVWSQDGAWIAYLKSLEDEAGEGEGERKERKGWIAPDAITSTLDAKRFDGRVITSLRYKRDGTLALLPHYSTRPKPRLLLARAGGGEPRVVAEPPFSIRAITWSADGRFLYFSGDELEDDEWNREPTADLFVVPVEGGAPLKLTANPGSEVSPAVSPDGRRLAFLRTPQRGAQTDLLVVDLAPDGGLRGEPRNLTASWDLEPGAPVWTPDGRALRFQARIGGGVHLFEVGAAGGAVRQVTSGARQLGAFSFSREGRVMAYTASDAITPAEVFIARGDGREERRLTSFNDVWLAEVERMPHERLTWKVADGTEIEGWLVKPVGFQPGKRYPLVLKIHGGPHSAYGNTFFQTFHVLSGAGFFVLYPNPRGSEGYGHAFTYATRGRWGEVDQEDFLKGVDAALGKYPEIDAQRLGVSGGSYGGFMTNWLTARSDRFAAAVTSRSIANWESWYGDSDAQGLTEHEFYGPPWEQRELYRRLSPITYVENVRAPTLVIHSENDYRTPMGEGEQWFMALQKRRVPVELVRYPRSSHGLSRTGEPWLLVDRLERIKSWFVHWLIERPTTAAAASGP from the coding sequence ATGCGTCGCCTGTTTGCGCCCGCACTCGTGCTGGTCCTGGCCGTGCCGGCCGCCGCCCAGAAGCGTGCCTTGCTGCCGCAGGACTACTACCGCATGACTTTCGTCAGCGAAGTGGCCGTCTCACCGGCCGCTAACCTGTTGGCCTTCACGGTCACCACCGTGGACGAGAAGGAGAACAAGCGGCACCGCCAGGTGTGGCTGCAGCGGCTGGCGGCGGGCCGGCCGGCGGGCGAGCCGTTCCGCTTCACCGATCCCACGGAGGAGTCGTTCTCCCCCCGCTGGTCGCCGGATGGGCAGGTGCTGAGCTTCCAGTCGCGGCGGGGCAAGGACAGCAACCAGACGTGGTTCGCGCGGGTGGCCGCGCCAGGCGGTGAGGCCTACCACGTTGCCGGCATTGAGGGTGCGCCGGTCTGGTCGCAGGACGGGGCCTGGATCGCTTATCTGAAATCATTGGAAGACGAGGCCGGCGAAGGCGAGGGCGAGCGGAAGGAGCGGAAGGGGTGGATCGCGCCCGACGCGATCACCAGCACGCTGGATGCCAAGCGTTTTGACGGTCGGGTGATCACGTCCCTGCGCTACAAGCGGGACGGCACACTGGCCCTCTTGCCGCACTACTCGACGCGTCCCAAGCCGCGGCTGCTGCTGGCGCGCGCCGGCGGAGGCGAGCCCCGCGTGGTGGCAGAGCCGCCGTTCAGCATCCGCGCCATCACCTGGTCCGCGGACGGCCGGTTCCTCTACTTCAGCGGCGACGAGCTGGAAGATGACGAGTGGAATCGTGAGCCGACAGCGGACCTTTTTGTGGTGCCGGTCGAGGGTGGTGCGCCCCTCAAGCTGACGGCGAATCCCGGCTCCGAGGTCTCGCCTGCGGTTTCCCCGGACGGCCGGCGGCTGGCGTTTCTGCGCACGCCGCAGCGCGGCGCCCAGACGGACTTGCTGGTGGTCGACCTCGCCCCGGATGGGGGACTGCGTGGCGAGCCACGCAACCTGACGGCGTCGTGGGACCTGGAGCCGGGCGCGCCCGTCTGGACGCCGGATGGGCGGGCGCTCCGCTTCCAGGCGCGGATCGGTGGCGGGGTCCACCTGTTCGAGGTGGGCGCTGCTGGCGGCGCGGTCCGGCAGGTGACGAGCGGCGCCCGTCAGCTCGGCGCCTTCTCCTTCTCCCGCGAGGGCCGCGTCATGGCCTACACGGCCAGCGATGCCATCACCCCAGCGGAAGTGTTCATCGCCCGCGGCGACGGCCGGGAGGAGCGGCGGCTGACATCCTTCAATGACGTATGGCTGGCCGAAGTCGAGCGCATGCCGCACGAGCGGCTCACCTGGAAGGTCGCCGACGGCACGGAGATCGAGGGTTGGCTGGTCAAGCCCGTGGGGTTCCAGCCCGGCAAGCGGTACCCGCTGGTGCTGAAGATCCACGGCGGGCCGCACAGCGCCTATGGCAACACGTTCTTCCAGACGTTCCACGTGCTTTCCGGCGCCGGCTTCTTCGTGCTCTACCCCAACCCGCGCGGCTCGGAGGGCTACGGCCACGCCTTCACCTACGCCACGCGCGGCAGGTGGGGCGAGGTGGACCAGGAAGATTTCCTGAAGGGTGTCGACGCAGCGCTGGGCAAGTACCCGGAGATCGACGCGCAGCGCCTGGGTGTCTCGGGCGGCAGCTATGGCGGCTTCATGACCAACTGGCTGACGGCGCGGAGCGACCGCTTCGCCGCCGCCGTGACCAGCCGCTCGATCGCCAACTGGGAGAGCTGGTACGGCGACTCGGACGCGCAGGGCCTCACCGAGCACGAGTTCTATGGCCCGCCCTGGGAGCAGCGTGAGCTGTATCGCCGCCTCTCACCCATCACCTACGTCGAGAACGTGAGGGCGCCCACGCTGGTGATCCACAGTGAGAACGACTACCGGACGCCCATGGGCGAGGGCGAGCAGTGGTTCATGGCGCTGCAGAAGCGGAGAGTGCCCGTGGAGCTGGTGCGCTATCCACGCTCCTCGCATGGCCTCTCGCGCACGGGCGAGCCATGGCTGCTGGTGGACCGGCTCGAGCGGATCAAGAGCTGGTTCGTGCACTGGCTGATCGAGCGGCCCACTACGGCAGCGGCGGCGAGCGGCCCCTAG
- a CDS encoding ABC transporter substrate-binding protein: MRPLLLPSVCLIVSCGAPEPARIGVVLGPNAAAAARLAVAEINAAGGIAGRPLDLVMVSGRQANWAQPAIAAAESLATNPAIVAVIGHSNSAASLAASQVYNARGLVHIAPNTTAPLFSQAGPYSFRLVPDDRRQAKFLAAQVGVRASPARVAVVYVNDDYGRALELELRGLLVRHGHTIVYEAPYLEAGDPGHLERVAGTVADAVPEVLVLIGRPLDLEPFLRHLRQRLQDLPILGSDALDDPHVYRNRDGVFTGVRFVRFIDPEAPNPRVQALRRQYQRAMGRELTSESLLTYDAVLLLAEALRSGARDREAVRRFLASVGRERPAFQGLAGPIAFDGHGDVMRSHLLAEVASAGVRAVQAGQ; the protein is encoded by the coding sequence ATGCGCCCGCTCCTCCTGCCGTCTGTCTGCCTGATCGTCAGTTGCGGCGCGCCCGAGCCGGCGCGCATCGGCGTGGTCCTGGGCCCCAATGCCGCGGCGGCGGCCCGCCTCGCCGTTGCCGAAATCAATGCAGCGGGCGGTATAGCCGGCCGCCCGCTCGACCTGGTCATGGTCTCCGGCCGGCAGGCCAACTGGGCGCAGCCGGCGATCGCCGCGGCGGAGAGTCTCGCGACGAATCCGGCGATCGTGGCGGTAATCGGACACTCGAACAGCGCCGCGAGCCTTGCTGCGTCTCAGGTTTACAACGCGCGGGGTCTTGTGCACATTGCGCCCAACACCACGGCACCGCTTTTCAGCCAGGCCGGCCCCTACAGCTTCCGGCTGGTGCCGGACGACCGCCGGCAGGCCAAATTTCTGGCTGCGCAGGTAGGTGTGCGGGCCAGCCCCGCTCGCGTGGCAGTCGTGTATGTGAACGACGACTACGGCCGCGCCCTCGAGCTCGAGCTGAGAGGGCTGCTGGTCAGGCACGGCCACACCATCGTCTACGAAGCGCCGTACCTCGAGGCCGGTGATCCCGGCCACCTGGAAAGGGTGGCGGGTACCGTGGCCGACGCCGTGCCGGAGGTGCTGGTGCTCATCGGGCGGCCGCTGGATCTCGAGCCGTTCCTACGCCACTTGCGCCAGCGCTTGCAGGACCTGCCGATCTTGGGTAGTGACGCGCTGGATGACCCGCACGTCTACCGGAATCGGGACGGTGTGTTCACCGGCGTCCGCTTCGTCCGCTTCATTGACCCGGAAGCGCCGAATCCACGTGTCCAGGCATTGCGCCGGCAGTACCAGCGCGCGATGGGCAGGGAGTTGACCAGCGAGTCCCTTCTCACCTACGACGCCGTCCTGTTACTCGCGGAAGCGCTGCGATCCGGCGCACGGGACCGGGAGGCAGTGCGCCGCTTCCTTGCCTCGGTCGGCCGCGAACGGCCGGCCTTCCAGGGACTCGCCGGCCCCATCGCCTTCGATGGCCACGGCGACGTCATGCGCTCGCACCTGCTCGCCGAGGTCGCGTCTGCCGGCGTGCGGGCCGTCCAGGCTGGCCAGTAA
- a CDS encoding DEAD/DEAH box helicase — translation MQVLGTSTWIALAALVAASAVLVFLLLRQKRRARRAPGAAPARGVPAREPAGVPPRREAARAAPLRRTFPELTSRPELLRAIEELGWRRPTPLQSGIIPLLASRRDVVAVADRGAGKTGSYLIPALERQADREGLHLLVICPTRELVERVAGKARALARPLHLWVGTLHDGGPAAAQVRDLRAGFDILVATPGRLLEHLEAGNVDLSTIQVLVLDEADRLSDRWAQLERILAALRTDRQTIAFAASLPEPLRDRLQRITRKAEWVEALAPAPGPPPELPIPSLTSPPLPAAAPRRAGLAVETEEVLSTGLTGTVRWFNERKGYGFITPDTGEKDCFVHRSAIPGDGDRSLSEGDRVRFDLVRRPKGPEAENVRRLSE, via the coding sequence TTGCAGGTACTGGGAACCTCGACATGGATCGCGCTGGCGGCACTCGTGGCCGCCAGTGCGGTCCTTGTCTTTCTGCTGCTCCGGCAGAAGCGTCGCGCCCGCCGTGCGCCGGGCGCGGCACCGGCGCGCGGCGTGCCGGCGCGGGAGCCTGCCGGGGTTCCGCCCCGCCGGGAAGCGGCGCGCGCGGCGCCGCTCCGGCGCACCTTCCCCGAGCTGACCTCGCGCCCAGAACTGCTCCGCGCCATCGAGGAACTGGGGTGGAGGCGGCCGACGCCGCTCCAATCTGGAATCATCCCGCTCCTCGCGAGCCGGCGCGATGTGGTGGCGGTCGCGGACCGGGGCGCGGGCAAGACCGGCTCGTACCTCATCCCGGCCCTCGAGCGGCAGGCAGACCGCGAGGGCTTGCACCTGCTGGTGATCTGCCCCACGCGCGAGCTGGTGGAGCGCGTGGCCGGCAAGGCGCGCGCGCTCGCCCGCCCGCTGCACCTGTGGGTGGGCACGTTGCACGACGGGGGCCCGGCTGCGGCACAGGTCCGGGATCTCCGCGCCGGCTTCGACATCCTGGTGGCCACGCCGGGCCGGCTGCTCGAGCACCTGGAAGCCGGGAACGTGGACCTCTCCACCATCCAGGTCCTGGTGCTGGACGAGGCCGATCGGCTAAGCGACCGCTGGGCGCAGCTCGAGCGCATCCTCGCCGCACTACGCACGGACCGGCAGACCATCGCCTTTGCCGCCAGCCTGCCCGAGCCGTTGCGGGACCGGCTACAGCGCATTACCCGCAAGGCCGAGTGGGTCGAAGCGCTGGCGCCAGCCCCAGGCCCCCCACCCGAGCTGCCGATACCCAGCCTAACCTCGCCTCCGCTCCCCGCCGCGGCTCCCAGGCGCGCCGGTTTGGCGGTGGAAACCGAAGAGGTGCTCAGCACCGGCCTCACCGGCACGGTCCGCTGGTTCAACGAGCGCAAGGGTTATGGCTTCATTACCCCGGATACGGGCGAGAAGGACTGCTTTGTCCACCGCTCCGCCATCCCCGGCGATGGCGACCGCTCCCTGAGCGAGGGGGACCGCGTGCGTTTCGATCTGGTGCGCCGGCCCAAGGGGCCCGAGGCCGAAAACGTGCGCAGGCTTTCGGAGTAA